The proteins below are encoded in one region of Apostichopus japonicus isolate 1M-3 chromosome 4, ASM3797524v1, whole genome shotgun sequence:
- the LOC139966363 gene encoding methionine aminopeptidase 1D, mitochondrial-like — protein MFPTKLCFTSKGLGSLLHLQYLSHHVPKRTIFEFFKFWKDQKPKTNISDLPYAIVTPATVSPRRVLPEHIQKPEYADTGIPGMPSLFPILADHLDVERMRASGQMARKVLDLAAKEVKVGITTDEIDEVVHQACIDNKVYPSPLNYKGFPKSVCTSVNNVLVHGIPDSRPLQDGDIINIDITVYQHGYHGDVSETFLVGDVDKRGRQLVDMARKCRNEAILTCRHGRKISEIGNMISKHAGQAGFAICPIFVGHGIGKLFHCKPDIWHYANNYPEEMHEGMIFTIEPVILEYRDDPLEDEDGWTVYSKNYARSAQFEHTVLITNTGVEVLTAGANETFLNVTTDSEDPESVLDAEDQEWKFRP, from the exons ATGTTTCCAACGAAACTTTGTTTCACCTCTAAAGGGCTCGGTTCTCTTTTACATCTGCAATATCTGTCCCATCATGTGCCAAAGAGGacaatttttgaattttttaaattttggaaagATCAAAAGCCAAAAACAAATATCAGTGATCTACCATATGCAATAGTCACACCTGCCACTGTCAGCCCAAGAAGGGTTCTTCCAGAGCATATACAGAAACCTGAATATGCAGATACTGGAATCCCAGGGATGCCTTCACTATTTCCAATCTTAGCAGATCATTTGGATGTAGAGAGGATGAGGGCGTCTGGTCAGATGGCTCGAAAGGTCTTGGATTTGGCAGCTAAAGAAGTGAAA GTTGGTATAACTACAGATGAAATTGATGAAGTTGTGCATCAAGCCTGTATTGATAACAAGGTTTATCCCTCGCCATTAAACTACAAAGGCTTCCCAAAATCAGTTTGTACATCAGTCAATAATGTACTTGTTCATGGAATACCTGACAGTCGACCACTTCAAGATGGTGACATCATCAATATAGATATCACA GTTTACCAGCATGGATATCATGGGGATGTATCAGAAACATTTCTAGTAGGCGACGTTGATAAAAGAGGCAGGCAGTTGGTTGACATGGCAAGAAAATGCAGGAACGAAGCAATATTGACCTGTCGCCATGGCAGAAAAATCAGTGAAATCGGAAACATGATCTC AAAACATGCAGGACAAGCAGGATTTGCTATCTGTCCGATATTTGTCGGCCACGGCATAGGAAAACTATTTCACTGTAAACCAGACATCTGGCATTATG ccAATAACTATCCTGAGGAAATGCACGAGGGTATGATATTTACGATAGAGCCAGTCATCTTAGAGTATCGAGATGATCCTCTAGAAGATGAGGATGGATGGACTGTCTATTCAAAGAACTATGCAAG gtCGGCTCAGTTTGAACACACAGTTCTCATCACAAACACCGGAGTAGAAGTCCTCACAGCTGGAGCCAACGAAACCTTCTTAAATGTTACAACAGATAGCGAAGATCCAGAATCCGTTTTAGATGCGGAAGACCAAGAGTGGAAGTTTAGGCCTTGA